GGTAACCCTGAGCGGCCTATTGCCAACTTCCTCTTCGCTGGCCCCACCGGTGTGGGCAAAACGGAAGTGACGCGCCAGCTCGCTAATCTTCTGGGCGTGGAGTTACTGCGCTTTGATATGAGCGAGTACATGGAGCGCCACGCAGTGTCGCGGTTAATTGGCGCGCCTCCCGGCTATGTGGGCTACGACCAGGGTGGCCTCTTGACTGAAGCAGTGAATAAGCACCCGCACGCCGTGCTCTTGCTAGACGAAATCGAGAAGGCTCATCCAGAAATCTTCAACTTGCTATTGCAAGTCATGGATCACGGCACGCTTACCGATAACAACGGCCGTAAGTCGGACTTCCGCAACATCATTTTGGTGATGACGACCAATGCGGGCGCGGCTGAAATGGATCGGCCGTCTATCGGGTTTACCACCCAAGACCACACCACCGACGGTATGGAAGCGGTGAAGAAGATGTTTACACCGGAGTTCCGCAACCGTCTGGATTCGATCGTGCCATTTTCTCACCTGGATCATGCGGTTGTACGCTCCATCGTGGACAAGCTGTTGATGCAGCTTGAAGTCACCTTGGAAGCCAAACGCGTGATGCTCGATGTAGACGATGAAGCCCGAGACTGGTTGGCCAAAGAGGGTTATGACCCAGCCTTAGGCGCACGTCCCATGGCCAGACTTATCCAAGAGCGGGTGAAGCGGCCGCTGGCTGATGAGTTGCTGTTCGGCAAGTTAGCCCAAGGCGGCCGAGTACAGGCGCGCGTGAAAGATAACCAATTGTCATTGGAAATCGTTGAGCCAGAAGAGGCGAGCACCGTCGGTTAACTGGCCATGGGGCTCCCGGCAGCATGAATCGAGGCCATGTTGCCGGGTGATCACCCCGCCCCTATGAGTCGCAGAAGGCGCACAAGGACGGTAGGCGCTGCAGGAGAAGAGGGACGATAGGGCCGTCCCCAGAGACCCCACCAACGCAGGTGCTGGGTGCACCTGACTCGGGCCGCCAAACGCTCAGCTCCGCTTCTGAAGAATGTGGTGAAAATACTCGCTAACGACTCAAAGCCGTTCCCCACTGATGCGGAGTGGAAACAGCATGTAAGCGTCAACCGAGTTGGTAGAGCAACACCGACCCATCACGTCGCTATCACGGCGTCCTAGCCAAGGTCTTTAGAAATCGTTAGTGGCCGTATCGTGAAGCCGTCAAAGGGTCACCAACACGGCGATGATCACCGCAAAAGCGGCTCAATGTCTGGAGACTAGTTGTGAAGGCTACGGTGCGCGAGTCAGCGCTGCCTTCAACGTCCGCGGTAGGTGATGCGGCCTTTGCTCAGGTCGTATGGTGTGAGCTGAACAGTGACGGTATCACCCGTGAGAATGCGGATGTAATGCTTGCGCATACGTCCTGAAATGTGAGCAGTCACGGTGTGACCGTTTTCCAATTCGACACGGAATGTAGTGTTAGGCAGGGTGTCAATCACCTTACCTTCCATCTCGATCAGATCTTCCTTAGGCATGCACGTTAAATATTGAAGTTAGCAACAAATTATCGGCTTTAGGGGCTGCAAAATCAAATGCCTATTGACGTCCACGGGTGGTTTGTAAGCCATGGTCGTTGGGAAGATGGTCCACGTTTCCGGCCAACCAGCGTCGGCGGATGCCAGCTGCGGGCTCGCGCACACGCGCGGTGGTGAGGCGCGAACGGAGCGCACTCAGGAATCGCCCGCGGGCCCAACTTTCGAACCCCATCCTGGCTAAATGTG
This genomic interval from Oceanococcus sp. HetDA_MAG_MS8 contains the following:
- the infA gene encoding translation initiation factor IF-1 gives rise to the protein MPKEDLIEMEGKVIDTLPNTTFRVELENGHTVTAHISGRMRKHYIRILTGDTVTVQLTPYDLSKGRITYRGR